One Bacillus sp. FJAT-45037 DNA window includes the following coding sequences:
- a CDS encoding IS110 family transposase has translation MKFKMQDKQNQLIERISDKHLVVGVDIAQQVHVARAVNFRGIVVGDPLSFENNEEGFTRLLQWINELKETKNFNTSIVGMEPTGHYWLNLSKWLYEQNVDVVTVNPHLVKKNKENRDNTQSKSDKKDALVIADMVKNGYYAFIRPTPEAFEKLRVLMANRDVIVKRLVSSINQLNRWVDLIFPELRQVFKDIKGKGAIATLRLFPTPIELRSMEAQDIVEGWKTKMKRHAGLKKAQSLVELAKHSVGNQQAHDAYKLHLEQLLEEFDLATVQLERVEKEVTGVLEQITFANKLLAIKGISEISLAGILGEAGDLSGFSHGNSLLRYAGLHLAEASSGKWKGQIVISKRGRSRLRRFLYLATMSLVMNNPEFKELHSNNVKVKKMKKMKSIMKLLGKLARILVGISRKNESYCPNKVHALEPLAA, from the coding sequence ATGAAGTTTAAAATGCAAGACAAACAAAATCAACTAATTGAACGAATTTCTGATAAACATCTCGTTGTTGGTGTGGATATTGCACAACAAGTTCACGTTGCTCGAGCTGTGAACTTCCGTGGGATTGTAGTAGGCGATCCTCTATCTTTTGAAAATAATGAAGAAGGCTTTACTAGATTACTGCAGTGGATCAATGAATTAAAAGAAACAAAAAATTTCAATACATCGATTGTAGGTATGGAGCCTACCGGACATTACTGGCTTAATCTATCAAAATGGCTATATGAACAAAACGTTGATGTGGTAACGGTTAACCCTCATCTTGTCAAAAAGAATAAAGAAAATCGAGATAATACTCAATCTAAGAGTGATAAAAAAGACGCTCTCGTAATCGCTGATATGGTGAAGAATGGTTATTATGCCTTTATCCGTCCAACTCCAGAAGCTTTTGAAAAACTTCGAGTACTTATGGCTAACCGTGATGTGATTGTTAAACGGCTTGTCAGTTCCATCAATCAATTAAATCGATGGGTAGATCTTATCTTCCCTGAACTTCGACAAGTGTTTAAGGACATAAAAGGGAAAGGGGCAATCGCAACCCTTCGCTTATTCCCTACCCCCATCGAATTACGTTCCATGGAAGCCCAGGATATCGTTGAAGGATGGAAAACAAAAATGAAGCGACACGCTGGACTAAAAAAAGCCCAATCACTAGTTGAATTAGCTAAGCATTCTGTTGGTAATCAACAAGCACATGATGCTTATAAATTACACCTAGAACAATTGCTTGAAGAATTTGATCTCGCTACAGTTCAACTTGAAAGAGTTGAAAAAGAAGTGACTGGTGTACTCGAACAAATTACATTCGCAAATAAACTACTTGCCATTAAAGGAATTAGTGAAATTTCACTAGCTGGCATTTTAGGAGAAGCAGGAGATCTAAGCGGCTTCTCTCACGGTAATTCCCTATTGCGATACGCGGGATTACATCTAGCAGAAGCTAGCTCGGGTAAATGGAAAGGACAAATTGTCATTTCTAAACGCGGCAGATCCCGGCTACGACGTTTCTTGTATTTAGCGACCATGAGCCTTGTCATGAACAATCCTGAATTTAAAGAGCTTCACTCCAATAATGTGAAAGTAAAAAAAATGAAAAAAATGAAATCAATTATGAAACTGCTTGGGAAACTTGCACGAATATTAGTTGGAATATCTCGAAAAAATGAGTCTTATTGTCCTAATAAAGTTCACGCTTTAGAACCTCTAGCAGCATAA